The following are encoded together in the Panicum virgatum strain AP13 chromosome 6K, P.virgatum_v5, whole genome shotgun sequence genome:
- the LOC120713398 gene encoding uncharacterized protein LOC120713398: protein MTGPAQEELKEIVEKKLSAHGYTNMKGGLETGLQVLDGRQHKSSRISSIVLMSDGKEYPTSGARDVDVSGVAVYTFGFGEDHDEKLLGAIANNSHGGTFLYVKDEESLTGRFAEILGGLLGVVVQNLKLTVWQQQGHSTIEKVDAGSYPQNVDENVHSVTVSFGDLFSGEFRKVIIHLLPAVDREYRATAIIAAQCSYRYKSQLDIRLSI, encoded by the exons ATGACCGGGCCCGCCCAGGAAGAGCTCAAGGAAATCGTCGAAAAAAAACTGAGTGCTCACGGCTACACCAACATGAAAGGCGGCCTCGAGACCGGCCTCCAGGTCCTCGACGGCCGCCAGCACAAGAGCAGCCGCATCTCCAGCATCGTTCTCATGTCTGATGGGAAGGAGTACCCAACAAGTGGTGCTAGAGATGTGGATGTCAGCGGTGTGGCGGTATACACGTTTGGTTTTGGTGAAGACCACGACGAGAAG CTGCTGGGGGCGATCGCGAACAATAGCCACGGAGGAACATTTCTTTACGTCAAGGACGAGGAGAGCCTTACCGGGCGCTTCGCGGAGATCCTGGGTGGCCTCCTCGGCGTCGTGGTCCAGAACCTCAAGCTCACCGTGTGGCAGCAGCAAGGACACTCCACCATTGAGAAGGTGGACGCCGGGAGCTACCCCCAGAATGTGGACGAGAACGTCCACTCAGTCACCGTCAGCTTCGGCGATCTCTTCAGCGGCGAATTCCGCAAGGTTATCAtccacctcctccccgccgTCGACAGGGAGTACCGTGCGACAGCCATCATCGCCGCCCAATGCTCGTATAGGTACAAGTCCCAACTTGACATTCGTTTATCgatctag